The following coding sequences lie in one Mustelus asterias chromosome 8, sMusAst1.hap1.1, whole genome shotgun sequence genomic window:
- the LOC144496994 gene encoding class I histocompatibility antigen, F10 alpha chain-like → MLLILFSISLCFSWVSPDSFTVLYTGISGIPGHPEFVGVAMLNGVVLSHYNIDNLQMVSRQQFITDYLSVEDWDYLSALGKKRYDVMMETMSPIWNWMNQTAGIHTFQWIRSVEITEDGSIKRSMRFGFDGKDYISLEPDRMRWVASNHMAVKTKEKWILDQSWNKHWKWQLEEELVGLLRKYLQVGKEYFGRKVQPEVFISRSEPNSQYKSLTLSCLVTGFYPADIKVIWLRNGEVMSETLSSGVRPNHNETHQIQKEIEINAGDEDQYSCQIEHSSLAEPKLHHWEIPGNSGEQYHLGIIIGAAIPALAVIFGIIGIVIWKSQQRDSPSGTYTTAPSQ, encoded by the exons ATGTTGCTGATCCTTTTCTCCATCTCCCTGTGTTTTTCCTGGGTCTCTCCCG ATTCCTTCACTGTGCTATACACAGGAATCTCCGGCATTCCCGGTCACCCTGAGTTTGTAGGTGTGGCAATGCTCAATGGAGTAGTGTTATCCCATTACAACATTGACAACCTGCAGATGGTTTCCAGACAGCAATTCATTACAGATTATCTCAGTGTGGAAGACTGGGATTATCTCAGTGCCCTGGGGAAGAAACGTTACGATGTAATGATGGAGACGATGAGTCCgatctggaactggatgaaccagACAGCCG GAATTCACACTTTCCAATGGATTCGGTCTGTTGAGATCACTGAAGACGGCTCCATTAAGAGATCGATGCGGTTTGGATTTGATGGAAAGGACTATATTAGTTTAGAGCCAGACAGAATGAGATGGGTCGCATCCAATCACATGGCAGTGAAAACTAAAGAGAAATGGATTTTGGATCAATCCTGGAACAAACACTGGAAATGGCAATTGGAAGAAGAACTAGTCGGGCTCTTAAGGAAATATTTACAAGTTGGAAAGGAATATTTTGGACGGAAAg TTCAGCCTGAAGTCTTCATCTCCAGAAGTGAACCCAATAGTCAGTAcaagtcgctcactctctcctgccTGGTTACTGGCTTTTATCCTGCAGACATCAAGGTGATCTGGCTAAGGAATGGAGAGGTAATGTCTGAGACACTATCTTCGGGGGTTCGTCCGAACCACAATGAGACCCATCAGATCCAGAAAGAGATTGAAATAAATGCTGGGGATGAGGATCAATACTCCTGTCAAATTGAACACAGCAGCCTGGCAGAGCCCAAGCTCCATCACTGGG AAATCCCGGGAAACAGTGGGGAACAATACCATCTTGGAATTATAATCGGAGCAGCGATCCCAGCACTGGCTGTTATATTTGGGATAATCGGAATAGTCATCTGGAAAAGCCAACAGCGAG ATTCGCCAAGTGGGACGTACACAACAGCTCCCAGTCAGTGA